One part of the Sphingopyxis sp. PAMC25046 genome encodes these proteins:
- a CDS encoding glycine--tRNA ligase subunit alpha translates to MILTLHNYWSARGCAILQPYDMRVGAGTFHPATTLRSLGPEPWNVAYVQPSRRPTDGRYGENPNRLQHYYQYQVILKPSPADLQEQYLGSLAAIGIDPLLHDIRFVEDDWESPTLGAWGLGWEVWCDGMEVTQFTYFQQMGGFDCKPVAGELTYGLERLAMYIQNVDNVYDLRFSDAVGDVAAVSYGDVFLENERQFSKWNFEVADTDTLFAGFKAAEEECKRAIEAGVPLAAYDQAIEASHLFNLLQARGVISVQERANYMARVRDLAKGSCKAWIDSQSDNWTAKYPGWTL, encoded by the coding sequence ATGATCCTGACGCTGCACAATTACTGGAGCGCACGCGGCTGCGCCATTTTGCAGCCATATGACATGCGCGTGGGGGCAGGGACATTCCACCCCGCGACGACCTTGCGCAGTCTCGGTCCCGAGCCGTGGAACGTCGCCTATGTCCAGCCGAGCCGGCGCCCGACCGATGGCCGCTATGGCGAGAACCCGAACCGCCTCCAGCATTATTACCAGTATCAGGTCATCCTGAAGCCGTCGCCCGCCGACCTGCAGGAGCAATATCTCGGCTCGCTGGCCGCGATCGGGATCGACCCGCTGCTCCACGACATCCGCTTTGTCGAGGACGACTGGGAATCGCCGACGCTCGGCGCGTGGGGGCTGGGCTGGGAAGTCTGGTGCGACGGCATGGAAGTCACCCAGTTCACTTACTTCCAGCAGATGGGCGGTTTCGATTGCAAACCCGTCGCGGGCGAGCTGACCTACGGGCTCGAGCGGCTCGCCATGTATATCCAGAATGTCGACAATGTGTACGACCTGCGCTTTTCGGACGCGGTCGGCGATGTCGCGGCGGTGAGCTATGGCGACGTGTTCCTCGAGAATGAACGCCAATTCTCGAAATGGAATTTCGAGGTTGCCGATACTGACACCCTGTTCGCAGGCTTCAAGGCCGCCGAGGAAGAGTGCAAGCGCGCGATCGAGGCGGGCGTGCCGCTCGCGGCCTATGACCAGGCGATCGAGGCGAGCCATTTGTTCAATCTCCTGCAGGCGCGCGGCGTGATCAGCGTGCAGGAACGCGCGAACTATATGGCGCGCGTGCGCGACCTCGCGAAGGGGAGCTGCAAGGCGTGGATCGACAGCCAGTCCGACAACTGGACCGCAAAATATCCGGGGTGGACGCTGTGA
- the glyS gene encoding glycine--tRNA ligase subunit beta, giving the protein MTDFLLELRSEEIPARMQASARAELEKLFRAQLSAAGLEAGDLTIWSTPRRLALIARDLPEATAAVSEELKGPRSSAPPQALEGFLRKTGLTQDQLEDRDGVYFAVIDKPGRATVEVLAEAIPAIVRAFAWPKSMRWGKESASSESLRWVRPLSGIVAIFGEELVPCEIGGIASGFATRGHRFHCPGEITIGSAADYAEKLRACHVIVDHEERQSIVRDGAAKAAANAGLTLVEDEGLVIENAGLTEWPVPLLGRFDEAFLEVPPEVIQLTARVNQKYFVVNGADGKLANGFVCTANIDAKDGGAEIVAGNRKVLAARLSDARFFWEQDQKKTLAQHAEKLANITFHEKLGTVADKVERVAKLAEWLASEGIVPNCDPALARHAAELAKADLVTEMVGEFPELQGLMGGYYARAEGLPDAVADAIRDHYKPVGQGDDVPTAPVTVAVALADKLDTLVGFFAYGLKPTGSKDPFALRRAAIGVIQLLVAENTRLQLGEPLFQHAIHLLKRSEPSLSKIAAGLFNQLKSSFGESAANAMLVTALRTSMPSATEEGHKIVMKAVEGTTDLLDFFADRLKVQQREAGVRHDLIDAVFALGGEDDLVRLLARVKALQAFMATDDGTNLLAGYKRAANILKQAREVNGTAAATPPTDADAALLKALDTAEPAASAAVTEERFTDAMAALASLRAPIDAFFDGVMVNDPDEAVRAYRLGLLSRFTGAVYGVADFSKIEG; this is encoded by the coding sequence GTGACCGACTTTCTTCTTGAACTGCGCAGCGAGGAAATCCCGGCGCGGATGCAGGCCAGCGCACGCGCCGAACTCGAAAAGCTGTTCCGTGCGCAGCTGAGCGCCGCGGGCCTCGAAGCGGGCGATCTCACCATCTGGTCGACGCCGCGCCGCCTCGCGCTGATCGCGCGCGATCTGCCCGAGGCGACCGCCGCGGTCAGCGAGGAACTCAAGGGCCCGCGCAGCAGCGCGCCGCCGCAGGCGCTCGAAGGCTTTCTTCGCAAGACCGGCCTGACGCAGGACCAGCTCGAAGACCGCGATGGCGTCTATTTCGCCGTGATCGACAAGCCCGGCCGCGCGACCGTCGAAGTGCTCGCCGAGGCAATCCCCGCAATCGTCCGCGCGTTTGCCTGGCCGAAGTCGATGCGCTGGGGCAAGGAAAGCGCGAGCAGCGAAAGCCTGCGCTGGGTGCGTCCGCTGTCGGGCATCGTCGCGATCTTTGGCGAAGAACTGGTTCCGTGTGAGATCGGCGGCATCGCCAGCGGCTTCGCGACGCGCGGGCACCGCTTCCACTGCCCGGGCGAGATCACGATCGGTTCGGCGGCGGACTATGCCGAAAAGCTCCGCGCGTGCCACGTCATCGTCGACCATGAAGAACGTCAGTCGATCGTCCGCGACGGCGCCGCCAAGGCTGCGGCCAACGCCGGGCTGACGCTCGTCGAGGACGAGGGGCTGGTGATCGAGAATGCCGGCCTCACCGAATGGCCGGTGCCCTTGCTCGGCCGTTTCGATGAAGCGTTCCTCGAAGTGCCGCCTGAGGTCATCCAGCTGACGGCGCGCGTGAACCAGAAATATTTCGTCGTGAACGGCGCCGACGGCAAGCTCGCCAACGGCTTCGTCTGCACCGCGAATATCGACGCAAAGGACGGCGGCGCAGAGATCGTCGCGGGCAACCGCAAGGTGCTGGCGGCGCGGCTGTCGGACGCGCGCTTCTTCTGGGAACAGGACCAGAAAAAGACGCTGGCGCAGCATGCCGAGAAGCTCGCGAATATCACCTTCCACGAAAAGCTGGGGACCGTTGCGGACAAGGTCGAGCGCGTCGCCAAGCTCGCCGAATGGCTGGCGAGCGAAGGCATCGTTCCGAACTGCGACCCTGCGCTTGCGCGGCACGCGGCCGAACTGGCGAAGGCCGATCTCGTCACCGAAATGGTCGGCGAATTCCCCGAATTGCAGGGCCTGATGGGCGGCTATTACGCCCGCGCCGAGGGCCTGCCCGATGCGGTCGCTGACGCGATCCGCGACCATTACAAGCCGGTCGGGCAGGGCGATGACGTGCCGACCGCGCCGGTGACCGTGGCTGTGGCGTTGGCGGATAAGCTGGATACGCTGGTTGGCTTTTTTGCTTATGGTTTGAAGCCAACGGGATCAAAAGATCCGTTTGCCCTTCGACGAGCGGCGATCGGGGTAATCCAACTGCTAGTGGCTGAAAATACCCGTCTGCAGCTAGGCGAACCGTTGTTTCAGCATGCGATCCATTTGCTCAAAAGATCAGAACCTTCGCTCAGCAAAATCGCTGCTGGATTGTTCAATCAGTTAAAGTCCAGCTTTGGCGAATCCGCTGCAAACGCCATGCTCGTTACCGCTTTGCGAACTTCAATGCCGAGCGCAACTGAAGAGGGCCACAAGATTGTGATGAAGGCAGTGGAAGGAACGACCGACCTCCTCGACTTCTTCGCCGACCGCCTCAAGGTCCAGCAACGCGAAGCTGGTGTCCGCCATGACCTGATCGACGCGGTGTTCGCTCTCGGCGGCGAAGACGATCTCGTTCGCTTGCTCGCGCGCGTGAAGGCGTTGCAAGCCTTCATGGCGACGGATGACGGCACCAATCTGCTCGCGGGCTACAAGCGCGCGGCGAATATCCTGAAACAGGCGCGCGAGGTGAACGGCACCGCCGCCGCGACACCGCCGACCGATGCCGACGCCGCTTTGCTCAAGGCACTCGACACCGCCGAACCCGCGGCTTCCGCGGCGGTCACTGAGGAGCGTTTCACCGACGCCATGGCCGCGCTCGCGTCGCTCCGCGCGCCGATCGACGCCTTTTTCGACGGCGTGATGGTCAACGATCCCGACGAAGCGGTCCGCGCCTATCGGCTCGGCCTGCTGTCACGCTTCACCGGCGCGGTGTATGGCGTCGCCGATTTCTCGAAGATCGAGGGATAG